TATAGTTTGACGATAATAAGCTAATTAGATTATCATAATTATAAATATCTTTTTTATGTATGCATATAATATATAAAAAGGTGGTTACTAATGTAGAATTTTATTAGAGTATAAGAATGCTTACTTCACTTGAATAAATTTAAGTAGGAGGTGGCTTCCTTGCTTACACTGTAAGTAAGGAAAAGTATTTGGACATATATAGTATAAGTATAGTGATTGTTTTAATTGCCTTAACGGCATTTTTCGTGGCAGCAGAATTTGCAATTGTTAAAGTGAGGAGTTCACGAATTGACTATTTAATTGCAGAAGGAAATAATCATGCACTATCTGTCAAAACAGTCATTACAAACTTAGACGAATATTTATCGGCTTGTCAATTAGGAATAACTGTTACAGCTCTTGGGATTGGGTGGTCTGGTAAACCTGCGCTAAAGCACATGTTTGATGTGTTGTTTGCAAATTGGAACGTCCCTACTCAACTCGCAGACATTTTCGCTATAATTTTAGTATTTTTGTTTATCACATTTTTCCATGTGGTAGTAGGAGAGTTAGCTCCAAAAACATTCGCGATTCAAAAAGCAGAACAAGTGAGTTTCTTTGTTGCTAAGCCACTCATTTTGTTTTATCGTATTGCATTCCCATTCATTTGGATTTTAAATGGATCAGCTCGGTTAATTACAAAGTTTTTTGGGTTGAAACCACCAAAAGGGCATGATGAAGTGCATTCAGAAGAAGAATTGCGCTTATTAGTTTCAGAAAGTTATAAAAAAGGTGAGATTAATCAATCTGAATATAAGTATGTAAATAAAATATTTGAATTTGATGATCGTATTGCGAAAGAAATAATGGTACCACGAACAGAGATGAATATTTTAAATAAAGAAATGCCTGCTGAAGAGGCTTTACAAAAAATGTCTCATGAAAAATATACGAGGTATCCGGTTGTTGATGGTGATAAGGACCATGTAATAGGCTTTGTGAATTTTAAAGATATATTTACAGATTTTGTGAAGCATCGAGTTGTTAGTGAAAAGACAGTGGAGCAATATATTAGGCCAATTATTTTAGTTATTGAATCTATCCCAATTCATGATCTATTTTTAAAAATGCAAAGAGAAAGGACACATATCGCTATATTAATTGATGAATATGGTGGTACATCAGGTCTTGTAACTGTTGAAGATATTTTAGAAGAAATTGTAGGGGATATTCAAG
This Bacillus mycoides DNA region includes the following protein-coding sequences:
- a CDS encoding hemolysin family protein, which gives rise to MDIYSISIVIVLIALTAFFVAAEFAIVKVRSSRIDYLIAEGNNHALSVKTVITNLDEYLSACQLGITVTALGIGWSGKPALKHMFDVLFANWNVPTQLADIFAIILVFLFITFFHVVVGELAPKTFAIQKAEQVSFFVAKPLILFYRIAFPFIWILNGSARLITKFFGLKPPKGHDEVHSEEELRLLVSESYKKGEINQSEYKYVNKIFEFDDRIAKEIMVPRTEMNILNKEMPAEEALQKMSHEKYTRYPVVDGDKDHVIGFVNFKDIFTDFVKHRVVSEKTVEQYIRPIILVIESIPIHDLFLKMQRERTHIAILIDEYGGTSGLVTVEDILEEIVGDIQDEFDTDEQPEIQQVSETKTIFEGKVLVSEVNALLGLTIDDDDVDTIGGWILTKNIEISEGDTIEIEKYKFCVKELDGHYIKRLEVTKPSESIVIVGDEKKISLQEQISS